A portion of the Pseudarthrobacter sp. L1SW genome contains these proteins:
- a CDS encoding SDR family NAD(P)-dependent oxidoreductase, translating into MTPRTIVITGASDGIGAAAARTLAKAGEQVVIVGRSAEKTRTIAKELDADYFVSDFSELAQVRTLAAQLESDYPRIDVLANNAGGIMGRRTLTVDGNESTFQINHLAPFLLTTLLMDTLVASNAKVINTSSGANNFGKLDLFDLTAEHSYSTNRAYGTGKLANILFTSELHRRFGDRGITTAAFHPGVVRTNFAAESTTPWRHVYKTLLNRFMLTPDEGADTLLWLANGTAGKDWISGAYYYKRALAKANPQAYDAGLAQGLWEASEELVKASS; encoded by the coding sequence TTGACTCCTCGTACCATCGTGATCACCGGCGCCAGCGACGGCATCGGCGCAGCAGCCGCGCGGACGCTGGCCAAGGCAGGGGAGCAGGTGGTCATCGTCGGCCGTTCGGCGGAGAAGACCCGGACCATTGCCAAAGAACTGGACGCAGACTACTTCGTCAGCGACTTCTCCGAACTCGCGCAGGTCCGCACCCTCGCCGCCCAGCTGGAGTCCGACTACCCGCGCATCGATGTCCTGGCCAACAACGCGGGCGGCATCATGGGCAGGCGCACCCTCACGGTGGACGGCAACGAGTCCACGTTCCAGATCAACCACCTGGCGCCGTTCCTGCTCACCACGCTGCTGATGGACACCCTGGTTGCCAGCAACGCCAAGGTCATCAACACCTCCAGCGGAGCCAACAACTTCGGCAAGCTGGACCTATTCGACCTCACCGCCGAACACAGCTACTCCACCAACCGTGCGTACGGCACCGGCAAGCTGGCCAACATTCTCTTCACCTCCGAGCTCCACCGCCGCTTCGGCGACAGGGGTATTACGACGGCGGCATTCCACCCGGGCGTGGTCCGCACCAACTTCGCGGCAGAGTCCACAACACCGTGGCGGCATGTCTACAAGACGCTGCTGAACCGCTTTATGCTGACGCCGGACGAGGGTGCGGACACCCTGCTCTGGCTGGCCAACGGCACGGCGGGCAAGGACTGGATCTCCGGCGCGTACTACTACAAGCGCGCCCTGGCCAAGGCCAACCCCCAGGCCTACGATGCCGGGCTGGCGCAGGGGCTGTGGGAAGCCAGCGAGGAGCTGGTGAAGGCTTCGTCCTAG
- a CDS encoding BTAD domain-containing putative transcriptional regulator, with product MSALWIRVLGPLQVIADGAQVPVSSRNLRIVLECLALRANSVVAADFLAEVIWDSHPPAHPGPQLQVYVANLRNLLEPNRPKGVASHRLASKPGGYLLAAADDELDLLQFRAHVAAGERAVEAGELASGAVRLRQALDLFVRPAFPDLADVELLDPDLEELEEARLGTYQDLFDVELALGHHATLVPELQRLVSQHPFRERLWASLVLALYRSDRQADALAACRTARKTFAAELGIDPGVRLRELEARVLRQDPSLAPPTADRHQRTRPRLNNLPAALTPLVGRDAELGEVCSLYRSEECRLVTVTGAGGAGKTRLAMAAAARLGERMPDGAGWVSLSPLTQVEQVPGAITAALGLEAPAGEDPLKIASQFLQARRLLLVLDNFEHLENAWPVVLDLLTAAPELRILTTSRRRLGLRPEHEFELAPLELPPLDPPLPPQQLREVPAMKLLLSRGTAVRPHFTVDPGNAAVLTRLCHRLDGLPLAIELAAAQLRHVSEHDLLADLEVSLAALRSNFRDLPDRQRTLTATMEWSYRLLADRERVLLCQLGVFANDPTVAAIDAVRGPVLSGAPSTEELLTALADHSLLRRYTDQAGRRRVSLLQSIREFARDRLALFPEEPDVRRRHAGHYVALAEAVSPLLWGRGQVDAFRTLRADALDLRAALLWAAEPGGSKNTALGLVGQLWHYWELTGDVAEQCGIALKLLDGTPNAPPALQAPALSGTATLCWMLGNTDQAFGLHQRALQAFRDAGNDQGVAWSTMCLSVQALQRDDAANAQQLATGVLSMPPATPRARVGALITLSILAFYAGDHARALELRHASVELARPLGDRWLLGIALTNFAESTQQAGDYGAAERLLIEAITAALELDAQGHVAAFLEHLAAVYVSQHRVERAIRLLAATDSYRADRGLPLYSAERQHLTSIFDRARNEAGPIRFRLAWESGRSLTLRQAFSEAVQGAHHTESPPGAALGPTEPSTPESVVDPAPWS from the coding sequence ATGAGCGCACTGTGGATCAGGGTCCTGGGTCCCTTGCAAGTGATCGCTGACGGCGCCCAGGTTCCAGTCAGCAGCCGCAACCTGCGTATTGTCCTCGAATGCCTGGCGCTCCGGGCGAACTCGGTGGTCGCAGCCGACTTCCTGGCTGAAGTTATCTGGGACAGCCACCCGCCTGCGCACCCGGGCCCGCAGTTGCAGGTTTACGTTGCAAATCTGAGGAACCTGCTCGAGCCCAACCGTCCAAAGGGCGTTGCCTCGCACCGCCTGGCGAGCAAGCCGGGCGGCTACCTTCTGGCTGCTGCCGACGACGAACTCGACCTGCTGCAGTTCCGCGCCCACGTTGCCGCAGGCGAACGTGCGGTAGAAGCCGGTGAACTTGCCAGCGGGGCAGTCCGCCTGCGCCAGGCCCTGGATTTGTTCGTGCGACCCGCTTTCCCGGACCTTGCCGACGTTGAGTTGCTGGACCCGGACCTCGAAGAGTTGGAGGAAGCCCGGCTGGGTACATACCAGGACCTCTTCGACGTCGAGCTTGCACTAGGCCACCACGCCACCTTGGTGCCCGAGCTGCAGCGGCTGGTATCGCAGCATCCCTTCCGGGAACGCTTGTGGGCGTCCCTGGTGCTCGCCCTGTACCGCTCCGACCGGCAGGCGGACGCCCTCGCCGCCTGCCGGACGGCCCGGAAAACCTTTGCTGCCGAGCTGGGCATTGATCCCGGGGTGCGCCTGCGGGAGCTCGAAGCCCGGGTGCTCCGGCAGGATCCTTCCCTTGCCCCGCCCACCGCTGACAGGCACCAGCGAACAAGGCCGCGGCTCAACAACCTGCCTGCCGCACTCACGCCTTTGGTGGGCCGCGACGCTGAACTGGGGGAGGTCTGCTCGCTTTACCGTTCGGAGGAATGCCGGCTTGTCACGGTCACGGGGGCCGGCGGGGCGGGGAAGACCCGCCTTGCCATGGCTGCGGCCGCCCGCCTGGGGGAACGCATGCCCGACGGCGCGGGCTGGGTGAGTCTGTCCCCGCTCACCCAGGTTGAGCAGGTTCCGGGTGCCATCACGGCGGCACTCGGACTGGAAGCACCAGCAGGCGAAGACCCCTTGAAGATTGCGTCCCAGTTCCTGCAGGCCCGACGCCTGCTCCTGGTCCTGGACAACTTCGAGCACCTGGAAAACGCCTGGCCCGTGGTGCTGGACCTGCTCACCGCAGCCCCTGAACTGCGGATCCTTACCACCAGCCGGAGGCGGCTGGGGTTACGCCCCGAGCACGAGTTTGAGCTTGCGCCGCTTGAACTGCCGCCCCTCGACCCGCCCCTGCCCCCGCAACAGTTGCGGGAGGTGCCCGCAATGAAGCTCCTCCTGAGCCGTGGCACGGCCGTCCGCCCGCACTTCACTGTGGACCCTGGAAACGCAGCGGTGTTAACACGGCTGTGCCACCGCCTGGACGGCCTGCCCTTGGCCATCGAACTGGCAGCCGCCCAACTGCGCCACGTCAGCGAGCACGATCTCCTCGCTGACCTGGAGGTCAGCCTGGCTGCGCTGCGTTCGAACTTCAGGGACCTTCCGGACCGGCAGCGTACCCTCACGGCCACGATGGAATGGAGTTACCGACTACTTGCGGATCGTGAACGCGTGCTCTTGTGCCAGCTCGGTGTTTTCGCCAACGATCCCACAGTGGCAGCGATCGACGCTGTGCGCGGCCCGGTCCTCTCCGGCGCGCCTTCCACCGAAGAACTGCTGACCGCGCTCGCGGACCACAGCCTGCTGCGGCGCTACACCGACCAGGCAGGACGGCGGCGTGTGTCCCTCCTGCAGTCCATCCGTGAGTTTGCCCGTGACAGGCTGGCGCTGTTTCCCGAGGAACCGGACGTGCGCCGCCGGCATGCCGGGCACTATGTTGCCCTGGCCGAGGCCGTTAGCCCGCTGCTGTGGGGCCGGGGCCAGGTGGACGCTTTCCGGACGCTGAGGGCTGATGCACTGGATTTGCGCGCAGCACTGCTATGGGCCGCGGAACCTGGCGGCTCCAAGAACACGGCGCTGGGCCTGGTGGGGCAGCTCTGGCATTACTGGGAGCTGACCGGCGACGTTGCGGAACAGTGCGGGATCGCCCTGAAGCTGCTCGACGGCACGCCTAACGCTCCACCGGCGCTGCAGGCTCCTGCCCTCAGCGGAACGGCCACGCTGTGCTGGATGCTCGGCAACACTGACCAGGCGTTTGGGCTCCATCAACGGGCGCTTCAGGCGTTCCGCGACGCCGGCAACGACCAAGGCGTTGCGTGGTCCACAATGTGCCTGTCGGTGCAGGCTCTGCAGCGTGACGACGCCGCCAACGCCCAGCAACTGGCTACAGGGGTCTTGTCCATGCCACCTGCCACCCCGCGCGCAAGGGTTGGCGCATTAATTACCCTGAGCATACTGGCCTTCTACGCCGGCGATCATGCCCGGGCCCTGGAGTTGCGCCACGCGAGCGTTGAGCTTGCCCGCCCCCTCGGCGATCGATGGTTGCTCGGAATAGCCCTGACCAACTTCGCCGAAAGCACCCAGCAGGCCGGCGACTATGGCGCCGCGGAGCGCCTGCTCATCGAAGCAATCACCGCAGCACTTGAGCTCGACGCGCAGGGCCACGTTGCAGCTTTCCTTGAACACCTTGCCGCTGTCTACGTCAGCCAGCACCGCGTCGAGCGGGCTATTAGGCTGCTGGCAGCCACTGACAGCTACCGCGCTGACCGCGGGCTTCCGCTCTACTCCGCTGAACGGCAACACCTCACATCGATCTTCGACAGGGCGCGCAATGAAGCCGGGCCGATCCGCTTCCGCCTGGCCTGGGAAAGCGGAAGAAGCCTCACCCTAAGGCAGGCGTTCAGCGAGGCGGTGCAGGGCGCACATCACACCGAATCGCCGCCGGGCGCTGCCCTAGGCCCAACAGAGCCGTCCACCCCGGAGAGCGTCGTGGACCCTGCCCCGTGGTCCTGA
- a CDS encoding PLP-dependent aminotransferase family protein has product MNNDSSSRIVAHLKSWLSAAAPGAKLPSTRTLVAEYQASPVTVQKALQALTAQGLIESRPGVGTFVRAARMARPSDYGWQTAALRSPLAALPPASSTMRDVPLGAITFHSGYPARELLPERLVRAALTRAARGDAALSRPPAAGLPELQSWFAHELAASTPAGISPPNPSDVVVLPGSQSGLSSIFSALVGRGQPLLMESPSYWGAILAAAQAGVRVIPVPSGPGGPGAGELARAFDESGARVFYAQPNYANPTGAQWSPERRDEVLDVLRAKGAFLVEDDWAHDFGITSTPVPVASRDDSGHVIYLRSLTKSVSTAIRVAALIARGPARERILADRAAESMYVSGLLQAAALDVVTQPGWQTHLRSLRHQLESRRDLLVTSVREHVPQAHIGQVPKGGLNLWLRLPDGTDLARLTRDCEADGVIIAPGDEWFPAEPAGPFIRLNYSGTNPGAFPEGARIIGQTLERNLG; this is encoded by the coding sequence ATGAACAACGATAGCAGTTCGCGCATAGTGGCGCATCTGAAATCCTGGCTGTCCGCAGCCGCCCCTGGAGCGAAACTGCCCTCCACACGTACCCTGGTGGCCGAATACCAGGCCAGCCCGGTCACTGTCCAGAAGGCCCTGCAGGCCCTCACGGCCCAAGGCCTGATTGAGAGCCGCCCGGGCGTGGGGACGTTCGTGCGGGCAGCCCGGATGGCGCGCCCGTCCGACTACGGCTGGCAGACGGCGGCACTCCGCTCGCCGCTGGCGGCACTGCCGCCGGCCTCGTCCACCATGCGGGACGTGCCGCTCGGCGCCATCACCTTCCATTCCGGCTACCCTGCCCGCGAGCTGCTGCCCGAGCGGCTGGTGCGGGCAGCCCTTACCCGCGCCGCCCGCGGCGACGCGGCCCTGTCCAGGCCGCCCGCGGCCGGCCTGCCGGAACTGCAATCGTGGTTCGCCCACGAGCTCGCCGCGTCGACGCCGGCCGGAATATCACCGCCGAACCCGAGCGACGTCGTCGTACTCCCCGGCAGCCAGAGCGGGCTGAGCTCCATTTTCAGTGCGCTGGTGGGGAGGGGGCAGCCGTTGCTGATGGAGTCGCCCTCCTACTGGGGCGCCATCCTCGCGGCTGCACAGGCGGGCGTCCGTGTGATCCCGGTGCCCAGTGGTCCCGGAGGGCCGGGTGCCGGGGAGCTTGCCCGCGCCTTTGACGAGTCGGGAGCCCGGGTCTTCTACGCGCAACCCAACTATGCAAACCCAACCGGCGCGCAATGGAGTCCGGAACGCCGCGACGAGGTCCTGGACGTGCTCCGGGCGAAGGGCGCGTTCCTGGTGGAGGACGACTGGGCACATGACTTTGGCATCACCTCCACCCCCGTGCCCGTGGCTTCCCGCGACGATTCCGGGCACGTCATCTACCTGCGCTCGCTGACAAAGAGTGTGTCCACGGCCATCCGGGTGGCAGCCCTCATTGCCCGCGGGCCGGCGCGGGAACGCATCCTTGCGGACCGGGCCGCCGAATCGATGTACGTCAGCGGGCTGCTGCAGGCAGCAGCGCTCGACGTCGTCACGCAGCCAGGGTGGCAGACGCACCTGCGCAGCCTCCGCCACCAGCTTGAATCCCGGAGGGACCTGCTGGTCACCAGCGTGCGTGAGCATGTCCCGCAGGCACACATCGGGCAGGTGCCGAAGGGCGGGCTCAACCTGTGGCTGCGGCTTCCTGACGGGACGGACCTGGCGCGCCTGACACGGGACTGCGAGGCCGACGGCGTCATCATCGCCCCGGGGGACGAGTGGTTTCCGGCTGAACCCGCGGGTCCTTTCATCCGGCTCAACTACTCGGGGACAAATCCGGGCGCCTTCCCTGAAGGCGCCCGGATCATCGGACAGACGCTGGAGCGGAACCTGGGCTAG
- a CDS encoding FMN-binding negative transcriptional regulator, whose protein sequence is MYVPAHFAASPETVKALLTHPGSANLVTMTPQGLLATLLPFVYDPDAGEQGALQGHLARNNTQWSQPAVGEAMAIIQGADAYISPSWYASKAEHGRVVPTWNYTTAHVYGRLVIHDDPAWLDQQVRRLTGLHEAGFDHPWGVDDAPGRYIAGQLRAIVGVELVITRIEAKAKLSQNRPGADIDGVVAGLSAAGHAAAAADVQQAR, encoded by the coding sequence ATGTACGTTCCAGCCCACTTCGCCGCCAGCCCCGAAACAGTCAAGGCCCTGCTCACCCACCCGGGTTCGGCGAACCTGGTTACCATGACGCCGCAGGGCCTCCTCGCCACGCTCCTGCCCTTCGTTTACGATCCCGACGCCGGCGAGCAGGGCGCGCTGCAGGGGCACCTCGCGCGGAACAACACGCAGTGGTCCCAACCCGCCGTCGGGGAGGCGATGGCCATCATCCAGGGTGCGGACGCCTACATTTCGCCGTCCTGGTACGCGTCCAAGGCCGAGCACGGGCGCGTAGTCCCCACGTGGAACTACACCACCGCGCATGTGTATGGACGGCTGGTAATCCACGACGACCCCGCGTGGCTGGATCAGCAGGTCCGGCGCCTCACCGGGCTGCACGAGGCCGGCTTTGACCACCCTTGGGGCGTGGATGATGCGCCCGGCCGGTACATCGCCGGGCAGTTGCGGGCCATCGTGGGCGTCGAGCTGGTCATCACCCGGATCGAAGCCAAGGCAAAGCTGAGCCAGAACCGGCCCGGGGCCGACATTGACGGTGTGGTGGCAGGCCTGTCCGCGGCCGGACACGCGGCGGCGGCAGCAGATGTGCAGCAGGCGCGGTGA
- a CDS encoding TfoX/Sxy family protein: MEMPKASDADKEHFRSLVPDGPGVVVKPMFGNLGAFVNGNMFAGLFGPAIGVKLSPEDREELESSERTVPFGPAERPMGGYTGLPEMWNEEGDGDDARARAWIHKAFEYVAGLPPKEPKAAKTRAAGK; the protein is encoded by the coding sequence ATGGAGATGCCCAAAGCGTCAGACGCGGACAAGGAGCATTTCCGGTCCCTGGTGCCGGACGGCCCCGGCGTGGTGGTGAAGCCGATGTTCGGGAACCTGGGCGCGTTCGTCAACGGCAACATGTTCGCCGGGCTGTTCGGCCCCGCCATCGGCGTCAAGCTGTCCCCGGAAGACCGGGAGGAGCTGGAAAGCTCGGAGCGGACCGTCCCGTTTGGGCCGGCCGAGCGTCCCATGGGCGGCTATACCGGGCTGCCGGAGATGTGGAATGAGGAAGGCGACGGCGACGACGCCCGCGCCAGGGCGTGGATCCACAAGGCCTTCGAGTACGTGGCGGGGCTGCCCCCGAAGGAGCCGAAGGCCGCGAAAACCCGGGCGGCTGGCAAATAG
- a CDS encoding GntP family permease, whose protein sequence is MTIEGWTQTLGAGPLLLIAAAAILVLLFLIIKLRMHALIALILISLATAFATGIPANQVVPVLINGFGTTLGTVALLVGLGAMLGRIVETSGGAKVLADYLIGVFGEKRAPFALGLASLIFGFPIFFDAGLVVMLPVVFAVAHRLGGGVLRYGLPAAGAFSVMHIFLPPHPGPVSAAAFFDANIGLVTIAGLIVAIPTWYVTAYLYGLYTGKKLVLPVPEILGHATAEAESHPPRFRTIVSLLLLPLVLIFMNTGLNTLASSNVLPAGVKNEQWYQVLRTLGETPVALLIAVLVALFVLGAKRGKDAGALEKLLESSLGPVCSVILITGAGGMFGGVLRTSGIGQALADVLGDLGIPLILAGFLISAILRIAQGSATVALTTTAGLIAPAVALAGLNGMQVAALVIAVAAGSVVVSHVNDSGFWLVGRFFGMDVKTTLKTWTVMETLIGVMGFAIAAVIFLVAGLAG, encoded by the coding sequence ATGACCATCGAAGGATGGACCCAAACACTGGGCGCAGGCCCGCTGCTGCTCATCGCCGCGGCAGCGATCCTCGTCCTGCTGTTCCTGATCATCAAGCTGCGCATGCACGCCCTGATCGCGCTGATCCTGATCAGCCTCGCCACTGCCTTCGCCACCGGCATCCCCGCCAACCAGGTGGTCCCGGTGCTGATCAACGGCTTCGGCACCACGCTCGGCACGGTGGCACTCCTGGTGGGCCTGGGCGCGATGCTCGGCCGCATCGTGGAAACCAGCGGCGGCGCCAAGGTGCTGGCCGACTACCTCATCGGCGTCTTCGGGGAAAAGCGCGCCCCGTTCGCGCTGGGCCTGGCCTCGCTGATCTTCGGCTTCCCCATCTTCTTTGACGCCGGCCTGGTGGTCATGCTGCCCGTCGTCTTCGCCGTGGCACACCGCCTGGGCGGGGGAGTGCTCCGCTACGGCCTGCCCGCCGCCGGCGCGTTCTCCGTCATGCACATCTTCCTGCCGCCGCACCCGGGTCCGGTGTCCGCGGCGGCATTCTTCGACGCCAACATCGGCCTGGTGACCATCGCCGGCCTCATTGTCGCCATCCCCACCTGGTACGTCACGGCCTACCTGTACGGCCTCTACACCGGCAAGAAGCTGGTCCTGCCCGTGCCGGAAATCCTGGGCCACGCCACCGCCGAAGCCGAGTCCCACCCGCCGCGCTTCCGCACCATCGTGAGCCTGCTGCTCCTGCCGCTGGTCCTGATCTTCATGAACACCGGCCTGAACACCCTGGCGTCCTCCAACGTCCTGCCCGCAGGTGTTAAGAACGAGCAGTGGTACCAGGTCCTGCGCACCCTCGGCGAGACCCCCGTGGCGCTGCTGATCGCCGTGCTTGTGGCCCTGTTCGTGCTGGGCGCCAAGCGGGGCAAGGACGCAGGGGCGCTTGAGAAGCTGCTCGAATCATCCCTGGGGCCTGTCTGCTCGGTCATCCTGATCACCGGCGCCGGCGGCATGTTCGGCGGCGTCCTGCGCACCTCCGGCATCGGCCAGGCCCTGGCCGACGTCCTGGGCGACCTGGGCATTCCGCTCATCCTGGCCGGCTTCCTGATCTCCGCCATCCTCCGCATCGCCCAGGGTTCGGCCACCGTGGCGTTGACCACCACTGCCGGCCTGATCGCTCCCGCTGTCGCACTGGCGGGGCTGAACGGCATGCAGGTGGCCGCCCTGGTGATTGCCGTGGCCGCCGGCTCCGTGGTGGTTTCCCACGTGAACGACTCCGGCTTCTGGCTGGTGGGCCGCTTCTTCGGCATGGACGTCAAGACCACGCTGAAGACCTGGACCGTCATGGAAACCCTTATCGGCGTGATGGGCTTTGCCATCGCCGCCGTAATCTTCCTGGTGGCCGGCCTGGCGGGTTAG
- a CDS encoding alkaline phosphatase, with protein MDNISRRSLISAGLGAGLVAALPGAAVATSTADDAGLRTDPFMLGIASGEPWPDGFVIWTRLALDPLAEDGLGGMPARQVPVAWEVAEDEGMRTVVARGVEQARIETAHSVHVELKGLKPGREYFYRFRSGRHISATGRTLTAPALHETPAALAMAFASCSQYEHGYFTAYTRLAEDHPDLVLHLGDYLYEYKKDSYVIGGGNPRDHQGPETVSLAGYRQRHAQYKSDADLQAAHAIAPWLVVWDDHEVDNNWADEVPENRDPNQMNDTTERFRQRRAAAFQAYYENMPLRASSVPAGFDMKIYRTIQWGQLANFHMMDTRQYRDDQLAGDGWKKNVAERLAENRTITGAEQEKWLLDGFRNSTQRWDILGQQVFFAERDRAQALEVDDVSMDGWDGYASSRRRITQGWVDANVRNAVVLTGDVHRNWANDVKVDYKDPASPVVGSELVCTSITSTGNGTGSTTEPTMAWNPHLKFYNDNRGYVNTRITREAMTADFRTLDYVTTPGAPVSTKASFAIQDGVPGLQARG; from the coding sequence ATGGACAACATCTCGCGCAGATCCCTCATTTCCGCCGGCCTCGGGGCCGGCCTCGTCGCCGCCCTGCCAGGTGCCGCCGTCGCCACTTCCACCGCGGACGACGCCGGCCTCCGCACCGATCCCTTTATGCTCGGCATCGCGTCGGGCGAACCGTGGCCGGACGGCTTCGTAATCTGGACCCGCCTGGCGCTGGACCCCCTGGCCGAGGACGGCCTGGGCGGCATGCCCGCCCGCCAGGTCCCGGTGGCCTGGGAGGTGGCAGAGGACGAGGGCATGCGAACCGTAGTAGCCCGCGGCGTCGAACAGGCACGCATCGAAACCGCCCACTCAGTTCATGTGGAGCTGAAGGGCCTGAAGCCGGGCCGCGAATACTTCTACCGGTTCCGCAGCGGCCGCCACATCAGCGCAACCGGCCGCACGCTCACCGCCCCGGCGCTGCACGAGACGCCCGCGGCCCTGGCCATGGCGTTCGCGAGCTGCTCGCAGTACGAGCACGGTTACTTCACCGCCTACACGCGCCTCGCCGAGGACCACCCGGACCTGGTGCTGCACCTGGGTGACTACCTGTACGAGTACAAGAAGGACAGCTACGTGATCGGCGGCGGCAACCCGCGCGACCACCAGGGCCCCGAGACTGTGAGCCTCGCCGGCTACCGGCAGCGGCACGCCCAGTACAAGTCCGACGCCGACCTGCAGGCAGCGCACGCTATCGCGCCGTGGCTTGTGGTGTGGGATGACCACGAGGTGGACAACAACTGGGCGGACGAGGTCCCCGAGAACCGCGACCCCAACCAGATGAACGACACCACGGAGCGTTTCCGGCAGCGCCGCGCCGCTGCGTTCCAGGCGTACTACGAGAACATGCCGCTGCGCGCTTCCTCCGTTCCGGCCGGGTTCGACATGAAGATCTACCGGACCATCCAGTGGGGCCAGCTGGCCAACTTCCACATGATGGACACCCGGCAGTACCGTGACGACCAGCTCGCCGGCGACGGCTGGAAGAAGAACGTGGCCGAGCGCCTGGCCGAGAACCGCACCATCACCGGCGCGGAGCAGGAGAAGTGGCTGCTGGACGGGTTCAGGAACTCCACCCAGCGCTGGGACATCCTGGGCCAGCAGGTGTTCTTCGCCGAGCGTGACCGGGCCCAGGCCCTGGAGGTCGACGACGTCTCCATGGACGGCTGGGACGGCTACGCCTCCTCCCGCCGTCGCATCACCCAAGGCTGGGTGGACGCCAACGTGCGCAACGCCGTCGTGCTTACCGGCGACGTGCACCGCAACTGGGCGAACGACGTCAAGGTGGACTACAAGGACCCGGCCTCGCCTGTGGTGGGCTCGGAGCTGGTGTGCACGTCCATCACGTCCACCGGAAACGGCACCGGATCCACCACGGAGCCCACCATGGCGTGGAACCCGCACCTGAAGTTCTACAACGACAACCGCGGCTACGTGAACACACGCATCACCCGCGAGGCGATGACCGCGGACTTCCGGACGCTGGACTACGTCACGACGCCGGGCGCCCCCGTTTCAACGAAGGCCTCGTTTGCCATCCAGGACGGCGTTCCGGGGCTGCAGGCTCGCGGTTAG
- a CDS encoding dihydrofolate reductase family protein: MRKVTAGLFHSVDGVVSDPFKFQFDSFDDELGVGLTKMMETVDTVVLGRVSYQEWAAYWPNASVDEDFAAFINPVEKFVASRTLAEPLEWQNSRLMDAPLEDFVAGLKERDGGEIAVCGSISVTRQLLFAGLLDSLTLMTHPVIAGTGRRLFQDGDPTTRLVLQDESRTSKGNVISTYGRLEA; this comes from the coding sequence ATGCGCAAAGTCACTGCCGGCCTGTTCCACTCCGTGGACGGGGTGGTTTCCGATCCCTTCAAGTTCCAGTTCGACAGCTTCGACGACGAGCTGGGGGTGGGCCTGACAAAGATGATGGAAACCGTGGACACGGTGGTGCTGGGCCGGGTGAGCTACCAGGAGTGGGCAGCATACTGGCCCAACGCGTCGGTGGACGAGGACTTCGCAGCCTTCATCAACCCGGTGGAGAAGTTTGTCGCGTCCCGGACGCTGGCGGAGCCGCTGGAATGGCAAAACTCACGGCTGATGGACGCGCCGCTGGAGGACTTCGTGGCGGGGTTGAAGGAGCGCGACGGCGGCGAGATCGCGGTGTGCGGCAGCATTTCGGTGACCCGGCAGCTGCTGTTCGCCGGGCTGCTCGACTCGCTGACCCTCATGACCCACCCGGTGATCGCGGGAACCGGCCGGCGCCTGTTCCAGGACGGCGACCCCACCACCAGGCTGGTGCTGCAGGACGAGTCCCGGACCAGCAAGGGCAACGTGATCAGCACCTACGGGCGGCTCGAGGCGTAG
- a CDS encoding DMT family transporter, protein MRDNSSATPSVRTPILRPQPSGLWLGLVGVAAFSLTVPFTKIAVAGLSPLFIGSGRAVLAAILAASALALSRQPLPRGTQWLRLAVVAAGVVIGFPLLTSFALTSTPASHGAVVIALLPAATATAAVLRGRERPQRAFWLATSAGAVAAIGFAAVQSGGFGQLHAADLLLLGSVAAAAIGYAEGGLLARELGAWQTVSWALVMAAPLMVFLAAVSVTQQPPVATPAQWAAFAYLGVVSMFLGFFAWYRGLAIGPIARVSQVQLIQPVLTICWAALLLGEALTWSTVLGGLAVILCAGAAVRVRLRPAPAQAAAVPGSALSSPVLQPAKD, encoded by the coding sequence ATGAGAGACAATAGTAGCGCTACTCCTTCTGTGCGCACACCGATACTGCGGCCGCAACCGTCCGGACTTTGGCTCGGCCTGGTTGGCGTGGCAGCGTTTTCGTTGACCGTCCCCTTTACCAAGATTGCCGTGGCAGGCCTGTCCCCGCTGTTCATCGGTTCCGGCAGGGCTGTCCTGGCGGCAATTCTGGCGGCGTCCGCCCTGGCGCTCAGCAGGCAACCGCTCCCCCGAGGGACGCAGTGGCTGCGCCTGGCAGTGGTGGCGGCCGGCGTCGTCATTGGCTTTCCGCTGCTAACGTCCTTTGCCCTCACCAGCACCCCCGCCAGCCATGGTGCCGTGGTCATCGCCCTGCTTCCGGCCGCAACAGCCACAGCCGCGGTACTGCGCGGACGGGAACGGCCGCAGCGCGCCTTCTGGCTGGCCACAAGCGCGGGTGCGGTGGCGGCGATTGGCTTCGCGGCCGTGCAGTCGGGAGGATTCGGGCAGCTGCATGCGGCGGACCTGCTGCTCCTTGGGTCAGTGGCGGCCGCCGCCATAGGTTACGCAGAGGGCGGCCTGCTGGCCCGCGAGCTCGGCGCGTGGCAGACCGTCTCCTGGGCGCTGGTTATGGCAGCGCCGCTGATGGTTTTCCTGGCAGCGGTTTCCGTAACCCAGCAGCCTCCGGTGGCCACCCCGGCGCAGTGGGCGGCGTTCGCCTACCTGGGCGTTGTGAGCATGTTCCTGGGCTTCTTCGCGTGGTACCGAGGACTGGCCATCGGCCCCATAGCCCGGGTCAGCCAGGTCCAGCTCATCCAGCCCGTGCTCACCATCTGCTGGGCCGCGCTCCTGCTGGGAGAGGCCCTCACCTGGTCCACGGTCCTCGGCGGCCTGGCTGTCATTCTGTGCGCTGGCGCTGCGGTCCGCGTCCGGCTCCGGCCAGCGCCCGCCCAGGCAGCCGCCGTCCCCGGGTCCGCCCTCTCCAGCCCCGTCCTCCAGCCAGCAAAGGATTAG